The Desulfobacterales bacterium sequence CCCGTCCTGCGGCGTTTCTCCGCTGCCAGGGGTAACCGCGGCCCTGCTCCTGGCCCATGGTTTTGAAGTGCGGGAGTTTTGATGGCTTCGTAACAACTGAATTTTTACCGCTGAGTACGCAGAGGCCGCAGAGAAAGTTGTATTGTTTTAAATAATTAGCCCTGCGTCCTCTGCGCTCTCTGCGGTGAATTCAGGCTTTTCGGAGTCTCATTTCATTCGCTTACCTGCGAGTTCATCATATTTTAGTGAACCGCAGGATCAGGATGCCCAGTTCGTAGAGCAGATAAAGCGGGCCGCCCATCAACAACATGTTTATCACATCCGGGGTCGGGGTGAGCAGGGCCGAGACAACGCTGATCACCAGCACTGCATAGCGGCGATATTTTTCAAAGGTCCGGCGTTGGCAGATCCCGACCTTGGCGCTGAATACCATAATGATGGGCAGCTCAAAGATGGTACCAAAGGCGAGAATGAACATGGCGACAAAGGTGACGAACTTGCTGACCGAGATCAGCGGTTGCAGCTGCACGGTCTGGAACCCCAGAAGAAATTTGATCCCCAGCGGCAGGGTGATGAAATAACAGAACCCGGCCCCGGCATAGAACAACAGGCAGGTGGATAGAACGAACCAGTTGCGGGCGCTGGTCGACAGGGCAAAGGATTTGCCCGCCGCCTTCCAGATGCTGTAGAGGATGGCCGGCATCAGCACGAACAGGGTGGTAAGCAGGGAGAGCTTGACATGGGCGAGAAAGGGCTCGGCCACGGTAAAAAAGGCCAGTTTCTGGTCCAGCCGCTGCTGGATCAGCGCCAGCAGGGCCGGTGACAGGAAATAGACGCCAATGGTCCCGAGGATGATCAGCAGGCCCAGGAGACGAATGGCCTTCCTGAGTTCGCTCAGGGTGGAGATGAGTTGGCTGGCAACGGTCACGGTTTTTACTGTAAAATGTGAAAGGTGAAAGGCGAAATGTCAAAAAAAGATACAGAACCATGGGGTGATCCGGTTGTCAATCGCTTTTCCGCCGTTGACGAAAACGGCAAGGAAGGGTACATCTCATCGGAATCCGTCGGCGGAGTTCTCTGTCACTGAGCGGTTTGTTCAAAAGTCATTGGCGATGCATCCGTAAAAACTATTATGTTTACCGCAGAGTACGCAGAGGACGCAAAGAAAACATATTATTTAAAAACAATAAGCTCTGTGTTCTCTGCGCTCTCTGCGCTTATCTGCGAGTCCGTTATTGGTAATTTTTTGATAAGGATTGTCCATCATGCTTGAGTTGCGGTTTATTCGGGAAAATCTTTCCCTGGTAAAGGAAAAGATCGGCTTGCGGGGCATGACCAGTTCCCGCATCGAGCAATTCGAGGAAATTGATCAAAAGCGGCTGGGGTTGCTTGCCGAGGTGGAAGGGCTCCGGAACCGGCGCAACACGGTATCCGCGGAGATCGCCCAAATGAAAAAGGCGGGCCAAGACGCCCTGGGACCGATCAAGGAGATGCGGGAGGTCGGCGGTCGGATCAAGGAGTTGGAAAAAGAGTTGGCCGTTATAGAGGAGCAGCTCCAGGAGATCGTGATGGGGATTCCCAACCTCTGTCACGACAGCGTGCCCCCTGGCGCGGATGATACCGACAACCGGGAGATCAAGCAGTGGGGAGAAGTGCCCGGGTTTACCTTCACCCCCAAACCCCATTGGCAACTCGGCGTGGACCTGGATATCCTTGATTTCGAGCGGGCCGCCAAGCTGTCCGGGGCCCGGTTCGCCCTGCTCAAGGGGCTTGCCGCCCGGCTGGAGCGGGCGCTGATCAACTTCATGGTCGATCTCCACACCCAGAAGCACGGCTACCAGGAGGTGCTGCCCCCTTTTCTGGTGAACTCCGCCTCCATGACCGCCACCGGCCAGTTGCCCAAGTTCGAGGAGGATCTGTTCAAGGTCCGGGACTGGGACCTCTACCTGATTCCCACCGCCGAGGTGCCGGTGACCAATATCCACCGGGACGAGACCATGGCCGAAGCGGACCTGCCCCGCAAATATGTGGCCTATACCCCCTGTTTCCGCTCCGAGGCCGGCTCCTACGGCAAGGACACCCGGGGCCTTATCCGGCAGCACCAGTTCGACAAGGTGGAGTTGGTCAAGTTCACCACCCCCGAGACCTCGGACGCTGAACTGGAAGGGCTGCTGGCCGATGCCGAGGAGGTGCTGCAACTACTCAAGCTGCCCTACCGGGTGGTGGTCCTGTGCAGCGGCGATCTCGGTTTTTCCGCGACCAGGACCTATGATATCGAGGTCTGGATGCCGGCCCAGAACAAGTATCGCGAGATCTCCTCCTGCAGCAGTTTCACCGATTTTCAGGCCCGCCGCGGCGGGATCCGCTACCGGCCCGCAGGGAAAAAGAAGAGC is a genomic window containing:
- a CDS encoding twin-arginine translocase subunit TatC, coding for MTVASQLISTLSELRKAIRLLGLLIILGTIGVYFLSPALLALIQQRLDQKLAFFTVAEPFLAHVKLSLLTTLFVLMPAILYSIWKAAGKSFALSTSARNWFVLSTCLLFYAGAGFCYFITLPLGIKFLLGFQTVQLQPLISVSKFVTFVAMFILAFGTIFELPIIMVFSAKVGICQRRTFEKYRRYAVLVISVVSALLTPTPDVINMLLMGGPLYLLYELGILILRFTKI
- the serS gene encoding serine--tRNA ligase; this encodes MLELRFIRENLSLVKEKIGLRGMTSSRIEQFEEIDQKRLGLLAEVEGLRNRRNTVSAEIAQMKKAGQDALGPIKEMREVGGRIKELEKELAVIEEQLQEIVMGIPNLCHDSVPPGADDTDNREIKQWGEVPGFTFTPKPHWQLGVDLDILDFERAAKLSGARFALLKGLAARLERALINFMVDLHTQKHGYQEVLPPFLVNSASMTATGQLPKFEEDLFKVRDWDLYLIPTAEVPVTNIHRDETMAEADLPRKYVAYTPCFRSEAGSYGKDTRGLIRQHQFDKVELVKFTTPETSDAELEGLLADAEEVLQLLKLPYRVVVLCSGDLGFSATRTYDIEVWMPAQNKYREISSCSSFTDFQARRGGIRYRPAGKKKSRLVHTLNGSGLAVGRTLAAILENFQQADGTITLPEVLAPYFEKRF